A single region of the Hoeflea prorocentri genome encodes:
- a CDS encoding OmpA family protein: MYKKIAVAMMAGTFLAACTTTDPYTGEPRVSRTAGGAALGAAAGAGLGLLAGGNDRRNALVGAGLGLLAGGAIGNYMDRQEAELRAQLQGTGVSVTRNGNNLVLNMPSNVTFALNQAQIDPSFFGTLNSVAIVLSKFNQTLIDVYGYTDSTGSAGYNLDLSQRRAQSVSAYLSAQGIDRRRMYVTGFGQERPIASNATEAGRAQNRRVEIQIVPLS; the protein is encoded by the coding sequence ATGTACAAGAAAATCGCAGTCGCAATGATGGCGGGCACATTCCTTGCTGCCTGCACGACGACTGATCCCTATACGGGCGAGCCTCGCGTTTCGCGCACCGCTGGCGGCGCGGCGCTCGGCGCGGCTGCGGGCGCGGGCCTTGGCCTTCTCGCCGGCGGCAATGATCGCCGCAATGCGCTGGTCGGAGCAGGGCTTGGTCTGCTGGCCGGTGGTGCGATCGGCAACTATATGGACCGGCAGGAAGCCGAGTTGCGGGCCCAGTTGCAGGGCACTGGTGTCTCAGTGACCAGGAACGGAAACAACCTGGTTCTGAATATGCCGTCCAATGTCACATTTGCCCTCAACCAGGCACAGATCGATCCGAGCTTTTTCGGGACGCTGAACTCCGTCGCCATCGTTCTTTCAAAGTTCAATCAGACACTGATCGACGTCTATGGCTATACGGATTCAACCGGATCTGCCGGATATAACCTGGATCTGTCCCAGCGCCGGGCCCAGTCGGTTTCGGCTTATCTGTCCGCACAGGGCATCGATCGCCGGCGGATGTATGTCACGGGCTTTGGTCAAGAGCGGCCGATTGCAAGCAACGCCACCGAGGCGGGCAGGGCGCAGAACCGCCGCGTGGAAATCCAGATCGTTCCGCTGAGCTAG
- a CDS encoding MFS transporter, whose product MSARATTTKDRNYLPLARQGALTSMGWTMASPSVVLTYLAVEQDLPVLVAGLLVTSRHMAGLAADVFGLRIAKQTHNRKRLIAVSQCAIGISFLLLLSAAIYAPKTAVIATFFIAVLIGSLAREFNNLLITDLLGDTVQAENRRNMQYKQLFLAAIGVIVLTASSHWALLEHPSSTRHAIIIITAIVCFFLAAALMRAVRDTPEERLSGAKETADEQQAEHISGLLSKQTLELFRQTWFQRFMVVRLLGFAASLSVPFFALITALNHSKSNHGLAALIISTAAAMAISSWVWRGLNEKSNQLVLVLGALLVAATGILILANHYLNFAGSVYFHATVLFVATVALKGITIALRLHFMEVAPKDQRLSALAAAKSTGKLFVIGLSIVFAAAAHAGSIIFVIAALIVISIATAFTGMHMTPQTQRTPTPEPV is encoded by the coding sequence ATGAGCGCCAGAGCGACGACGACAAAAGACAGGAACTACCTGCCCCTCGCAAGACAGGGCGCATTGACGAGCATGGGCTGGACCATGGCCTCGCCATCCGTTGTGCTGACCTATCTGGCCGTCGAACAGGACTTGCCTGTCCTCGTCGCCGGCCTGCTTGTCACGTCCCGGCACATGGCCGGTCTGGCCGCTGACGTCTTTGGTCTCAGGATCGCCAAACAGACACATAACAGAAAGCGGTTGATCGCTGTTTCGCAGTGCGCCATCGGCATCAGTTTCCTTCTCCTGTTATCCGCTGCAATTTACGCGCCAAAAACCGCTGTCATCGCGACCTTCTTCATTGCAGTCCTGATCGGCAGTCTCGCCCGGGAGTTCAACAATCTTCTGATAACAGACCTGCTGGGCGATACAGTGCAAGCGGAAAACCGCCGCAATATGCAGTACAAGCAGCTGTTTCTGGCTGCGATCGGTGTCATCGTGCTGACAGCATCAAGTCATTGGGCGTTGCTGGAACATCCGTCTTCAACCCGACACGCGATTATCATTATCACCGCGATCGTCTGTTTCTTCCTTGCAGCGGCTCTGATGCGCGCTGTACGGGACACCCCCGAAGAACGCCTGTCCGGCGCAAAGGAAACGGCCGATGAACAGCAGGCGGAGCATATCTCCGGCCTCCTGTCGAAACAGACACTGGAGCTGTTTCGACAGACATGGTTCCAGAGGTTCATGGTTGTGAGGCTGCTCGGATTTGCGGCAAGCCTGTCGGTACCTTTTTTTGCGCTTATCACCGCGCTCAATCATTCAAAGAGCAATCATGGCCTTGCCGCACTAATCATTTCCACCGCCGCGGCCATGGCAATCTCATCCTGGGTCTGGCGTGGCTTGAACGAGAAATCAAACCAGCTTGTACTGGTTCTCGGCGCACTGCTCGTTGCCGCAACCGGCATCCTGATTTTGGCCAATCACTACCTCAACTTCGCCGGCAGTGTTTATTTTCATGCAACAGTCCTGTTCGTTGCAACGGTGGCCCTTAAAGGCATCACAATTGCCCTCAGGCTGCATTTCATGGAGGTCGCACCCAAAGATCAGCGGCTGTCTGCGCTCGCGGCCGCGAAAAGCACCGGCAAACTCTTCGTTATTGGACTTTCAATTGTATTTGCTGCGGCGGCCCATGCCGGCTCAATTATTTTCGTCATCGCCGCACTGATTGTGATCAGCATCGCAACGGCCTTCACCGGCATGCACATGACACCGCAAACGCAGCGAACACCCACGCCGGAGCCGGTATAG
- a CDS encoding pseudouridine-5'-phosphate glycosidase: protein MTDAAFPLSFSAEVRAALEAGNPVVALESTIITHGMPWPGNLDMARGVEDIIRNAGAVPATIAVIDGQLNIGLEDEALNALAQRSDAMKVSRADLPFAVATGRTGATTVAATMIAAALAGIGVFATGGIGGVHRGAETDFDISADLEELARTSVIVVCAGAKAILDIPKTLEVLETKGVPVVTYGADELPAFWSRTSGLRSPLRLDSADDIARFQKTRTAMGIDGGMLIANPVPQNDEIPRGEMEAHIAEALERARAKGVSGKEVTPFLLSEILTITKGRSLDTNIALVRNNALLAAQIAMALAKAG from the coding sequence ATGACCGACGCCGCATTTCCCCTGTCTTTTTCCGCCGAGGTCCGGGCCGCGCTCGAAGCCGGCAATCCGGTTGTCGCGCTTGAATCGACCATCATCACTCATGGCATGCCTTGGCCAGGCAATCTCGACATGGCGCGCGGCGTGGAAGACATTATCCGCAACGCGGGAGCAGTTCCCGCGACGATCGCGGTCATTGACGGCCAATTGAATATCGGCCTCGAAGATGAGGCACTTAACGCGCTGGCGCAGCGGTCCGACGCCATGAAAGTATCCCGTGCGGATCTTCCCTTTGCCGTGGCAACCGGGCGGACCGGCGCAACGACGGTGGCTGCGACGATGATCGCGGCGGCCCTAGCCGGTATCGGTGTCTTCGCCACAGGCGGGATCGGCGGCGTTCATCGCGGCGCTGAAACAGATTTCGACATCTCCGCAGACCTTGAGGAACTTGCCCGCACCTCGGTCATCGTTGTCTGTGCCGGCGCCAAAGCCATTCTTGATATCCCCAAGACACTGGAAGTACTGGAGACAAAGGGCGTTCCGGTGGTCACCTACGGCGCGGACGAACTGCCGGCCTTCTGGTCGCGCACATCGGGCCTTCGCAGCCCCTTAAGGCTCGACAGTGCCGATGACATCGCACGCTTTCAAAAAACGCGCACAGCGATGGGCATCGACGGCGGCATGCTCATCGCCAACCCCGTGCCGCAGAACGACGAAATTCCGCGCGGCGAAATGGAAGCCCATATCGCCGAGGCCCTGGAACGTGCCCGCGCCAAAGGCGTCAGCGGCAAGGAGGTTACGCCGTTCCTCCTGTCCGAAATCCTGACAATCACCAAGGGCCGGAGCCTTGACACAAATATCGCCCTGGTGCGCAACAATGCGCTTCTCGCGGCGCAAATCGCCATGGCTCTTGCGAAGGCCGGATAA
- a CDS encoding carbohydrate kinase family protein: MARVLVLGGAHIDRRATLDGATVPGASNPGRWHEEAGGGGFNAARIMARLDNAVSMVSVRGGDAAAEIVATAVEAAGIVDMAQVFLDRRTPSYSAVLEADGNLHIAVADMDLYDRFVYRQLSRKSIRQAVAAADLVLCDANLPEQTLAALARMTHENRTKLAAIAISPAKVGKLTPAFAHMSVIFMNAAEAVALCGDIPPENWPQELRKMGIARASISRGKDPLLAYDDDDVFQIRPLPIDAIVDVTGAGDTLAAASLHAYLAGYSFRDALRYGTAAAGLTIQSREAAPAHLNEHKITEVLQNVPPAQPLP; encoded by the coding sequence ATGGCTCGGGTTCTTGTCCTGGGGGGCGCGCATATCGACCGGCGAGCAACGCTCGACGGCGCAACGGTCCCGGGCGCGAGCAATCCGGGTCGCTGGCACGAAGAAGCCGGCGGTGGCGGCTTCAACGCAGCGCGCATCATGGCAAGGCTCGACAATGCGGTCTCCATGGTGTCCGTGCGCGGCGGCGACGCAGCCGCCGAAATCGTCGCGACCGCGGTGGAGGCCGCCGGCATTGTCGATATGGCTCAGGTCTTTCTCGACCGCAGGACCCCCAGCTATTCCGCCGTTCTGGAGGCCGATGGCAATCTTCATATCGCAGTCGCCGATATGGACCTTTATGACCGGTTCGTTTACCGCCAGCTCTCGCGCAAATCGATCCGTCAGGCTGTTGCAGCGGCAGATCTCGTCCTGTGCGATGCCAATCTGCCGGAACAAACGCTCGCCGCCCTCGCCCGCATGACGCACGAGAACCGCACAAAGCTGGCGGCAATTGCCATTTCTCCGGCCAAGGTCGGCAAGCTGACACCGGCCTTTGCACATATGTCGGTGATATTCATGAATGCGGCCGAGGCCGTCGCCCTTTGCGGCGATATCCCGCCCGAGAACTGGCCGCAAGAGCTGCGAAAGATGGGCATTGCGCGCGCCTCAATCTCCCGCGGCAAAGACCCGCTTTTGGCCTATGACGACGATGATGTCTTTCAGATAAGGCCGTTGCCGATCGATGCAATCGTCGATGTCACCGGCGCCGGCGACACGCTGGCTGCGGCAAGTCTGCATGCTTATCTGGCCGGCTACAGCTTCCGCGACGCGTTGCGCTACGGCACGGCAGCGGCCGGGTTGACAATCCAGTCGCGCGAGGCCGCACCCGCCCATCTCAACGAGCACAAAATCACTGAAGTCCTTCAAAACGTGCCGCCAGCACAGCCCCTCCCGTAA
- the recA gene encoding recombinase RecA encodes MAQNSLRLVEENSVDKSKALDAALSQIERAFGKGSIMKLGSNENIVEVETVPTGSLGLDIALGVGGLPKGRIIEIYGPESSGKTTMALHTVAEAQKKGGICGFIDAEHALDPVYARKLGVDLENLLISQPDTGEQALEITDTLVRSGAIDVLVIDSVAALTPRAEIEGEMGDSLPGMQARLMSQALRKLTASISRSNCMVVFINQIRMKIGVMFGSPETTTGGNALKFYSSVRLDIRRIGSVKDRDEVVGNQTRIKVVKNKMAPPFKQVEFDIMYGEGVSKTGELIDLGVKAGIVEKSGAWFSYNSQRLGQGRENAKTFLKENPQMAQEIEMALRQNAGLIAEQLLEEGRPDDSDDGEADVAEA; translated from the coding sequence ATGGCTCAGAACTCTTTGCGGCTTGTAGAGGAAAATTCGGTGGACAAAAGCAAGGCACTCGATGCAGCGCTCTCACAGATAGAGCGGGCTTTCGGCAAGGGCTCGATCATGAAGCTCGGCTCAAACGAAAATATCGTTGAAGTCGAAACCGTGCCGACCGGATCTCTGGGGCTGGATATCGCACTGGGCGTTGGCGGACTGCCGAAAGGCCGCATCATCGAGATTTACGGGCCTGAGAGCTCCGGTAAGACAACCATGGCGCTGCATACGGTGGCCGAGGCGCAGAAGAAGGGCGGCATATGTGGCTTTATCGATGCCGAACACGCGCTCGATCCGGTCTATGCGCGCAAGCTCGGCGTCGATCTTGAAAACCTCCTGATCTCGCAGCCCGATACCGGTGAGCAGGCGCTTGAGATCACCGACACGCTGGTGCGCTCCGGCGCGATCGATGTGCTGGTGATCGACTCGGTCGCGGCACTGACGCCGCGCGCCGAGATTGAAGGCGAGATGGGCGATTCGCTTCCCGGCATGCAAGCGCGGCTCATGAGCCAGGCGCTGCGTAAGCTGACCGCTTCGATTTCCCGATCCAACTGCATGGTGGTCTTCATCAACCAGATCCGCATGAAGATCGGTGTGATGTTCGGCTCGCCCGAAACGACGACCGGCGGCAATGCGTTGAAATTCTACTCCTCGGTGCGGCTTGATATCAGGCGCATCGGGTCGGTGAAGGACCGCGACGAAGTGGTCGGCAACCAGACGCGCATCAAGGTGGTCAAGAACAAGATGGCGCCGCCTTTCAAGCAGGTCGAGTTCGACATCATGTATGGCGAAGGCGTTTCCAAGACCGGCGAATTGATCGATCTTGGCGTGAAAGCCGGCATTGTTGAAAAATCGGGCGCCTGGTTCTCCTATAACAGCCAGCGTCTCGGGCAGGGTCGCGAGAACGCCAAGACCTTCCTGAAGGAAAATCCGCAGATGGCGCAGGAGATAGAAATGGCCTTGCGACAAAATGCCGGCCTGATCGCCGAACAGTTGCTGGAAGAGGGCAGGCCCGATGATAGCGATGACGGTGAGGCGGATGTTGCCGAAGCTTAG
- the alaS gene encoding alanine--tRNA ligase: MNGVNEIRSAFLDYFGKNGHEIVPSSPLVPRNDPTLMFVNAGMVQFKNVFTGLEHRDYTRAVTAQKCVRAGGKHNDLDNVGYTARHHTFFEMLGNFSFGDYFKDVAIELAWNLITKEFGVDGNRLWATVYHTDDEAYDLWKKIAGLPDERIVRIATHDNFWAMGDTGPCGPCSEIFYDHGEDIWGGPPGSAEEDGDRFIEIWNLVFMQYEQQTIDERVDLPKPSIDTGMGLERIAALLQGKHDNYDIDLFQALISASEELTGVKAEGKAQASHRVIADHLRSSSFLIADGVLPSNEGRGYVLRRIMRRAMRHAELLGAREPLMWKLLPALVEQMGRAYQELVRAEALISETLKLEETRFRKTLERGLNLLSDATADLQEGAELDGETAFKLYDTYGFPLDLTQDALRQRGITVDDAGFNAAMERQKAEARANWAGSGEAATETVWLELRDRLGATDFLGYDAEQAEGVVQAIVKDGAEVQSASKDEAVQVVVNQTPFYGESGGQVGDTGLISADGLRLRVSDTQKKAEGLFVHSAVVEDGVLQNGAEVVLSVDHERRSQLRANHSATHLLHEALREILGSHVTQKGSLVAPDRLRFDISHPKPMSEDEVAKVEDMANEIVIQNSPVTTRLMAVDDAIAEGAMALFGEKYGDEVRVVSMGTGLHGDKQDRTYSTELCGGTHVNATGDIGLVRVVGESAVAAGVRRLEALTGEAARKYLSEQDSRVKTLASSLRVQPGEVVSRVEALVDERRKLERQITELKKKLALGGGGNGSADETRDIAGVKFLGKTVAGVEPRDLKGLVDEAKTSLGSGVVTLIGVSGEGKASVVVGVTEDLTDRYSAVDLVRVASAALGGKGGGGRPDMAQAGGPDGAKADAAVDAVAGALAG; the protein is encoded by the coding sequence ATGAATGGCGTAAACGAGATCCGGTCGGCTTTTCTCGACTATTTCGGCAAGAACGGGCACGAGATCGTGCCGTCCAGCCCGCTGGTGCCTCGGAACGATCCGACCCTCATGTTCGTCAATGCCGGCATGGTTCAGTTCAAGAACGTCTTTACCGGCCTTGAGCACCGCGACTACACACGCGCCGTAACGGCGCAGAAATGCGTTCGCGCCGGCGGCAAGCACAACGATCTCGACAATGTCGGCTATACGGCGCGCCATCACACCTTCTTTGAAATGCTCGGTAATTTTTCCTTTGGCGACTATTTCAAGGATGTTGCGATTGAACTGGCCTGGAACCTCATCACCAAGGAATTCGGGGTTGACGGCAATCGGCTCTGGGCCACCGTTTATCACACGGATGACGAGGCCTATGATCTGTGGAAGAAGATCGCGGGCCTTCCCGACGAGCGGATTGTCCGTATCGCCACCCATGACAATTTCTGGGCCATGGGCGATACCGGCCCTTGCGGTCCGTGTTCGGAGATATTCTACGATCATGGCGAGGACATCTGGGGCGGACCACCCGGATCGGCCGAGGAAGATGGTGACAGGTTCATCGAGATCTGGAACCTCGTCTTCATGCAATACGAACAGCAGACGATTGACGAGCGGGTCGATCTGCCCAAGCCGTCGATCGATACCGGCATGGGTCTGGAACGTATTGCAGCGCTGCTGCAGGGTAAACACGACAATTACGACATCGACCTGTTCCAGGCGCTGATCAGCGCGTCGGAAGAACTGACCGGTGTGAAGGCCGAAGGAAAGGCGCAGGCGAGCCACCGCGTCATTGCCGATCATTTGCGTTCCTCATCCTTCCTGATTGCCGACGGTGTGCTGCCGTCCAACGAGGGCAGGGGCTACGTGCTGCGGCGGATCATGCGCCGGGCCATGCGCCATGCCGAGCTTCTTGGCGCGCGTGAGCCACTCATGTGGAAGTTGCTGCCGGCGCTGGTCGAGCAGATGGGCCGTGCCTATCAGGAACTGGTGCGGGCCGAGGCACTGATCTCCGAGACGCTCAAGCTTGAGGAGACACGATTTCGCAAGACACTCGAGCGCGGCCTTAATCTCCTGTCCGATGCAACGGCTGATTTGCAGGAGGGCGCCGAGCTTGATGGCGAAACGGCCTTCAAACTTTACGACACATACGGGTTTCCGCTTGACCTGACGCAGGATGCGTTGCGCCAGCGTGGCATCACCGTTGACGATGCCGGTTTCAATGCCGCGATGGAGCGGCAGAAAGCCGAGGCGCGGGCCAATTGGGCAGGTTCCGGCGAGGCGGCGACAGAGACGGTCTGGCTGGAATTGCGCGACCGGTTGGGCGCGACCGATTTCCTTGGCTACGACGCCGAACAGGCGGAAGGCGTTGTACAGGCTATCGTCAAGGATGGCGCTGAAGTGCAGTCGGCGTCCAAGGATGAGGCTGTGCAGGTCGTCGTCAACCAGACGCCGTTTTACGGAGAATCCGGCGGTCAGGTTGGCGATACGGGCCTGATCAGTGCCGACGGATTGCGTCTGCGGGTGAGCGATACACAGAAGAAGGCGGAAGGCCTTTTTGTTCACAGTGCCGTTGTCGAGGACGGTGTTCTTCAAAACGGCGCTGAAGTCGTGCTGAGTGTCGATCACGAGCGTCGCAGCCAGCTGCGCGCCAATCACTCGGCGACCCATTTGCTGCACGAGGCCCTGCGTGAAATTCTCGGCAGCCATGTGACACAGAAGGGATCGCTGGTCGCACCGGACCGCCTGCGCTTCGATATTTCACATCCCAAGCCCATGAGCGAGGATGAGGTCGCGAAGGTCGAAGACATGGCCAATGAGATTGTCATTCAAAACAGCCCGGTGACCACAAGGCTCATGGCAGTCGACGATGCCATTGCCGAAGGCGCGATGGCGCTGTTCGGAGAGAAATACGGCGATGAAGTGCGGGTCGTATCCATGGGAACGGGCCTTCATGGTGACAAACAGGACAGGACCTATTCAACGGAACTTTGCGGTGGCACCCATGTCAACGCCACCGGCGATATCGGTCTGGTAAGGGTTGTCGGTGAGAGTGCGGTCGCCGCCGGCGTACGGCGTCTTGAAGCGCTGACGGGCGAAGCGGCACGCAAGTACCTTTCCGAGCAGGACAGCCGGGTGAAAACGCTGGCATCCTCACTTCGGGTACAACCTGGCGAGGTGGTCTCCCGCGTCGAAGCGCTTGTCGATGAACGCCGTAAACTTGAGCGTCAGATCACGGAACTGAAAAAGAAGCTGGCGCTTGGCGGCGGCGGAAACGGTTCGGCGGATGAAACGCGGGATATCGCCGGCGTTAAATTCCTTGGCAAGACTGTCGCCGGCGTCGAGCCGCGCGATCTCAAGGGACTTGTCGATGAGGCCAAGACATCGCTTGGCTCGGGAGTGGTCACGCTGATCGGCGTGTCGGGCGAAGGCAAGGCAAGCGTAGTCGTCGGGGTGACCGAAGACCTGACAGACCGCTACAGCGCCGTCGATCTGGTACGCGTTGCATCGGCTGCTCTTGGTGGAAAGGGCGGCGGCGGCAGGCCGGATATGGCGCAGGCCGGCGGACCGGATGGCGCTAAAGCGGATGCTGCTGTTGATGCGGTCGCCGGCGCCCTTGCAGGCTAA
- a CDS encoding NADP-dependent isocitrate dehydrogenase: MAKIKVENPVVELDGDEMTRIIWQFIKDKLIHPYLDIDLKYYDLGMESRDATDDQITVDAAEAIKKYGVGVKCATITPDEARVEEFNLKKMWRSPNGTIRNILGGVIFREPIICKNVPRLVPGWTKPVIVGRHAFGDQYRATDFKFPGKGKLFMKFVGEDGQEIEHEVFESPGSGIAMGMYNLDKSIEDFARASLNYGLQRKVPVYLSTKNTILKVYDGRFKDIFQEIYEAEFEDAFKEAGITYEHRLIDDMVAANLKWSGGYVWACKNYDGDVQSDTVAQGFGSLGLMTSVLMTPDGKTVEAEAAHGTVTRHFRQHQKGEETSTNSIASIFAWTRGLAHRAKLDDNADLARFAKTLEEVCVATVEGGHMTKDLALLIGPDQPWLSTIGFLDKVDENLQKAMAG; encoded by the coding sequence ATGGCAAAGATCAAGGTCGAAAACCCTGTCGTCGAACTCGACGGCGACGAGATGACCAGGATTATCTGGCAGTTCATCAAGGACAAGCTGATTCACCCTTACCTGGACATCGATCTGAAATATTACGACCTTGGCATGGAGAGTCGCGACGCCACCGACGACCAGATCACCGTCGATGCCGCAGAAGCCATCAAGAAATATGGTGTCGGCGTCAAATGCGCGACCATCACGCCGGACGAAGCACGCGTCGAAGAATTCAACCTGAAGAAGATGTGGCGCTCGCCCAACGGCACGATCCGCAACATTCTCGGCGGCGTCATCTTCCGCGAGCCGATCATCTGCAAGAACGTCCCGCGCCTTGTTCCGGGCTGGACGAAGCCGGTCATCGTCGGCCGTCACGCCTTCGGCGATCAGTATCGCGCGACGGATTTCAAATTTCCCGGCAAGGGCAAGCTGTTCATGAAGTTCGTCGGCGAGGACGGGCAGGAAATCGAACACGAGGTGTTCGAGTCCCCCGGCTCCGGCATTGCCATGGGCATGTACAACCTCGACAAGTCGATCGAGGATTTTGCCCGCGCTTCGCTGAACTACGGCCTGCAGCGCAAAGTGCCGGTCTATCTGTCGACCAAGAACACCATCCTCAAGGTCTATGACGGCCGCTTCAAGGATATCTTCCAGGAAATCTATGAGGCCGAGTTCGAGGACGCCTTCAAGGAAGCCGGCATCACCTATGAGCACCGCCTCATCGATGACATGGTCGCCGCGAACCTGAAATGGTCGGGCGGATATGTGTGGGCCTGTAAGAACTATGACGGCGACGTCCAGTCCGATACGGTCGCTCAGGGCTTCGGCTCGCTCGGTCTGATGACCTCGGTCCTGATGACACCGGACGGCAAGACGGTTGAGGCCGAGGCGGCCCACGGCACGGTGACGCGCCACTTCCGCCAGCATCAGAAGGGCGAGGAAACCTCCACCAACTCCATCGCGTCGATCTTCGCCTGGACCCGGGGCCTTGCGCACCGCGCCAAGCTGGACGACAACGCCGATCTGGCACGCTTTGCCAAAACGCTGGAAGAAGTCTGCGTGGCAACCGTCGAAGGCGGTCACATGACCAAAGACCTTGCCTTGCTCATCGGTCCGGATCAGCCCTGGCTGTCGACCATCGGCTTTCTCGACAAGGTTGACGAGAACCTTCAAAAGGCAATGGCCGGCTGA
- a CDS encoding alpha/beta fold hydrolase produces the protein MEFESAVFEDETRRLHYVSMGDHDKPLMLCLHGFPEYWGAWRDIMPHLARTFRVVAPDQRGFGRSFKPEGVEAYQTWHLVKDINALADYLSPDEPFVLFGHDWGSAVAYAYAFGRPERLRALVVANGVHPHTFQKAIIDDPRQRAASQYMRFLRSEGAAATMRENDFARTLNMIAGFSKADWMSNEDRKAYLEAWGGDGTMEAMLNWYRASPVVVPPVSQPAEEVAEKVPVYDISPEAMTVRVPHLVVWGEDDEALRPVCLEGLERFAGDLTVERISGSGHWVLHEQPQRVADAVKQWLSSRSL, from the coding sequence ATGGAGTTTGAATCGGCTGTTTTCGAGGATGAGACGCGGCGTTTACACTATGTCTCGATGGGGGACCACGACAAGCCGTTGATGCTGTGCCTGCACGGCTTTCCGGAGTATTGGGGCGCATGGCGTGACATCATGCCCCATTTGGCACGGACATTTCGTGTTGTCGCACCCGATCAGCGCGGTTTCGGGCGCTCATTCAAGCCTGAGGGCGTTGAGGCCTACCAGACCTGGCATCTCGTCAAGGACATCAATGCGCTGGCGGATTATCTTTCGCCAGATGAGCCGTTTGTCCTTTTTGGCCATGACTGGGGTTCCGCCGTTGCCTATGCCTATGCTTTCGGGCGGCCGGAGAGGCTTCGCGCGCTGGTCGTCGCCAATGGCGTCCATCCTCATACGTTTCAAAAGGCAATCATCGACGATCCGCGGCAGCGCGCCGCCAGCCAGTATATGCGTTTCCTCCGCAGTGAGGGTGCGGCAGCAACAATGCGGGAAAATGATTTCGCGCGCACGCTTAACATGATTGCCGGCTTCTCCAAGGCCGACTGGATGAGTAATGAAGACAGAAAAGCCTATCTGGAAGCCTGGGGCGGCGATGGCACCATGGAGGCGATGCTGAACTGGTACCGGGCATCTCCGGTCGTTGTTCCGCCGGTTTCTCAGCCGGCAGAGGAGGTGGCCGAAAAGGTTCCTGTCTATGACATTTCACCTGAGGCGATGACCGTGCGCGTTCCGCATCTTGTCGTCTGGGGCGAGGATGACGAGGCGCTCAGGCCGGTTTGCCTTGAAGGCCTTGAGCGTTTTGCCGGTGATCTGACGGTCGAGCGGATTTCGGGCAGCGGCCACTGGGTGCTGCATGAACAACCGCAAAGAGTTGCGGATGCGGTGAAGCAATGGCTTTCATCCCGGAGCCTTTGA